The Aquisalimonas asiatica genome has a window encoding:
- a CDS encoding chalcone isomerase family protein produces the protein MTRILTAVALLALLCAPLATATADDVREVRGVELPLQISVGDHDLHLNGAGVRSRFFVRVYVGALYTTESVTDANEAITMDSPRRVHLAMLRDVGRDTMVDALEDGLENAMSSEERADYADEIETFKSFFPGDFNAGYTGNIDVIPGEGLIVSMNDEELGRIESDTFAQFVLAIWLGDDPADSDVKSGMLEGRD, from the coding sequence GTGACCCGCATCCTGACCGCTGTCGCCCTGCTCGCGCTGCTGTGCGCCCCGCTCGCCACCGCCACCGCCGACGACGTGCGCGAAGTGCGCGGCGTGGAGCTGCCCCTGCAGATCTCCGTGGGCGATCACGACCTGCACCTCAACGGCGCTGGCGTGCGTTCACGCTTCTTCGTGCGCGTCTACGTGGGCGCGCTCTACACCACCGAGTCGGTCACGGACGCCAACGAGGCCATCACCATGGATTCGCCGCGGCGCGTCCACCTGGCCATGCTCCGCGACGTGGGCCGGGACACCATGGTGGACGCCCTTGAAGACGGGCTCGAGAACGCCATGTCCAGCGAAGAGCGGGCCGACTACGCGGACGAAATCGAGACGTTCAAGTCCTTCTTCCCCGGCGACTTCAACGCGGGTTACACCGGCAACATTGACGTCATCCCCGGTGAGGGGCTGATCGTGTCAATGAACGATGAAGAGCTCGGCCGCATCGAAAGCGACACATTCGCGCAGTTCGTGCTCGCCATCTGGCTCGGCGACGACCCGGCCGACAGCGACGTGAAAAGCGGCATGCTGGAGGGTCGGGACTGA
- a CDS encoding antitoxin Xre/MbcA/ParS toxin-binding domain-containing protein, translated as MENAAQELPPVAYESPDTRRDLARVVMRLFDHWQLDSRTKLELLGLSPNSRSKLADFASGKTGLPKGRDARDRVAYLLAIHKALRLLYPENPELRYSWVHRRNGLLNNVAPIDIMREQGLIGIARVARFLDQLRSQ; from the coding sequence ATGGAAAACGCCGCACAGGAGCTGCCACCGGTTGCCTACGAGAGCCCGGACACCCGGCGCGACCTCGCCCGGGTGGTCATGCGGCTGTTCGACCACTGGCAGCTCGACTCCCGCACCAAACTGGAGCTGCTCGGGCTCAGCCCCAACAGCCGCAGCAAACTGGCGGACTTCGCCAGCGGCAAGACCGGGCTCCCCAAGGGGCGCGACGCCCGCGACCGCGTGGCGTATCTGCTCGCCATCCACAAGGCACTGCGCCTGCTCTACCCGGAGAACCCGGAGCTGCGCTACAGCTGGGTGCACCGGCGCAACGGCCTGCTGAACAACGTCGCCCCCATCGACATCATGCGCGAGCAGGGGCTCATCGGCATCGCCCGGGTGGCCCGCTTCCTGGACCAGCTCCGCAGCCAGTAA
- a CDS encoding bile acid:sodium symporter family protein: protein MLSPVEEALLAIMMIVIMLGMGASLTFKDFRIAMRHPQAVLVGFASQYMFMPFIAFTLARVLQLTPEQTVGLVLMGCMPGGTTSNIFAYFSKSLLSLSILMTVCSTLAAVVMVPILMEFYTAGIDEAFRIPPGEIIGLLFVLLIPTLLGMWSRKKNANFGAVTELVGGLIGVIVIVFLMATWAPRNYQLLFETGAEVYAAVILLGVIGFAFGYVFARLTRLEPQKARTVSLETGIQNGPLGALIVILVFSGETQQLILIMPVLYSLFIIITSTMATLFYRRLTTKEELARDQAKVEPAKA, encoded by the coding sequence ATGCTGAGCCCCGTCGAAGAGGCCCTGTTGGCCATCATGATGATCGTCATCATGCTGGGCATGGGCGCGTCGCTGACGTTCAAGGACTTCCGTATCGCGATGCGCCACCCGCAGGCCGTGCTGGTGGGGTTCGCCTCCCAGTACATGTTCATGCCGTTCATCGCGTTCACGCTGGCGCGCGTGCTTCAGCTCACGCCGGAACAGACCGTGGGGCTGGTGCTCATGGGCTGCATGCCCGGCGGCACCACCTCCAACATCTTTGCCTATTTCTCCAAGAGCCTGCTGAGCCTGAGCATTCTCATGACCGTGTGCTCCACGCTGGCGGCGGTGGTGATGGTGCCGATTCTCATGGAGTTCTACACGGCCGGCATCGACGAGGCGTTCCGGATTCCGCCGGGCGAGATCATCGGCCTGCTGTTCGTGCTGCTGATTCCGACGCTGCTCGGCATGTGGTCGCGCAAGAAGAACGCCAACTTCGGTGCGGTCACCGAGCTGGTGGGCGGCCTCATCGGCGTGATCGTCATTGTCTTCCTCATGGCCACCTGGGCGCCGCGCAACTACCAGCTGCTGTTCGAGACCGGTGCCGAGGTGTATGCCGCCGTCATTCTGCTCGGGGTGATCGGCTTCGCCTTCGGTTACGTGTTCGCGCGGCTGACCCGGCTTGAGCCTCAGAAGGCACGCACGGTGTCGCTGGAGACGGGCATCCAGAACGGGCCGTTGGGGGCGTTGATCGTGATCCTGGTGTTCTCGGGCGAGACGCAGCAGCTGATTCTGATCATGCCGGTGCTGTACTCGCTGTTCATCATCATCACGTCGACCATGGCGACGCTGTTCTACCGGCGCCTGACGACGAAGGAAGAGCTGGCGCGGGATCAGGCGAAGGTGGAACCGGCGAAGGCGTGA
- a CDS encoding class I SAM-dependent methyltransferase, whose amino-acid sequence MMSEHNDVERNATEAAAPGAAATPENHADGTIKRGGESTAVRLSCASRYSLWLTYRDDPPHPATGTFDSLTFETDAHTIALGACQVLDDADAPQNAYRLVPMASIHDFQKLFHQSRADVLDMAARNLPLILQYRNNIDPAFRTFVGDVAYDISVYKELFDRLDAEYAGEPEPVREVIQQGLIRNTGQEFIDCLNAHVADMEHIIADYEGEQHSQHGYYLRKQLWGELLTAPFMARTNLKPRGYIGDSEMMQMCYRNTYEGDSTFGKLLHHHPVSSAAAQAVRNRRPLVARMAGEYADRMGASADNRMRLLSVACGPALELHDLLNSRERCQQVEYSLLDQDELALGEAAAALGAVEKRLQTPVKVNYIQESVRTLLATRALRESWGEFHFIYSMGLFDYLTPPVAKAVLSKLHALLLPGGEMAIGNFHVTNPTRRYMDYWLDWPLYYRTEADFLALTEDFDDATAWIEYDETGVQMLLRIRKATP is encoded by the coding sequence ATGATGAGCGAACACAATGACGTAGAACGCAACGCCACGGAAGCGGCGGCTCCGGGAGCGGCCGCAACCCCTGAAAACCATGCGGACGGCACGATCAAACGCGGCGGAGAATCGACGGCAGTCCGCCTCAGCTGCGCCTCTCGCTACTCCCTCTGGCTGACCTACAGGGACGACCCGCCCCACCCCGCGACCGGCACCTTTGACAGCCTCACCTTCGAGACCGACGCCCACACCATCGCCCTGGGCGCCTGCCAGGTCCTCGACGACGCCGACGCGCCGCAGAATGCGTACCGCCTGGTCCCCATGGCGTCCATCCACGACTTCCAGAAACTGTTCCACCAGTCCCGCGCGGACGTCCTCGACATGGCGGCCCGCAACCTGCCCCTGATCCTGCAGTACCGGAACAACATCGACCCGGCGTTCCGCACGTTCGTTGGCGACGTGGCCTACGACATCAGCGTCTACAAGGAGCTGTTCGACCGGCTGGATGCGGAGTACGCCGGCGAGCCGGAGCCCGTGCGCGAAGTCATCCAGCAGGGCCTGATCCGCAATACCGGCCAGGAGTTCATCGACTGCCTGAACGCCCACGTGGCCGACATGGAGCACATCATCGCCGATTACGAGGGCGAGCAGCACAGCCAGCACGGCTACTACCTGCGCAAGCAGCTCTGGGGCGAGCTGCTGACCGCACCGTTCATGGCGCGCACCAACCTCAAGCCGCGGGGCTACATCGGCGACTCCGAAATGATGCAGATGTGCTATCGCAACACCTACGAGGGCGACAGCACCTTTGGCAAGCTGCTGCACCACCACCCGGTGTCATCGGCCGCGGCACAGGCCGTGCGCAACCGGCGCCCGCTGGTGGCCCGCATGGCTGGCGAGTACGCCGACCGCATGGGCGCCAGCGCCGACAACCGCATGCGGCTGCTCTCGGTGGCGTGCGGGCCCGCCCTGGAGCTGCACGACCTGCTCAACAGCCGCGAGCGCTGCCAGCAGGTGGAGTACTCCCTGCTCGATCAGGACGAACTCGCCCTGGGTGAGGCGGCCGCCGCGCTGGGCGCCGTGGAGAAACGGCTGCAGACGCCGGTGAAGGTGAACTACATCCAGGAGTCCGTGCGGACGCTTCTGGCCACCCGCGCCCTGCGTGAAAGCTGGGGCGAATTCCACTTCATCTACTCCATGGGCCTGTTCGACTACCTCACTCCCCCGGTCGCCAAGGCTGTGCTGAGCAAGCTGCATGCGCTACTGTTGCCCGGGGGAGAGATGGCCATCGGCAATTTCCACGTCACGAATCCGACCCGGCGGTACATGGATTACTGGCTGGACTGGCCGCTCTATTACCGCACAGAGGCTGATTTCCTGGCCTTGACCGAGGACTTCGACGACGCGACCGCCTGGATCGAATACGACGAGACCGGCGTGCAGATGCTTCTGCGAATACGGAAGGCGACTCCTTGA
- a CDS encoding PQQ-dependent sugar dehydrogenase translates to MPQTSTARGVFTNALTLAAALAAAGGMASAAAVEVSDETIDDAHDTEEATVTVTRVVSGLEHGWAMDWLPDGRMLVTERPGGMYVVDDDSVTELEGLPEIFSDEDQLTAPEGGSQSGLLDVRVHPQYDDNGWIYLTYSSPGDTDGVATDDEYATGTVLARARLNDDGDALEDLETVYSQAPRHVPGRHYGSRILFAGDGTVLFSIGDRGLRAPSQDLTDPSGSIIRVNEAGGVPDDNPYVGAAPGNLRPEIFSFGHRNNQGLVMHPETGEIWATDHGPSGGDLLYQVEAGNNYGWPQVAFGTEYSTGEQVGIGESAPGVTEPTHVWEESMAPSGLAFYMDGAVSEWDGNLFAGSLVREQLHRLELDGDSVVKDEVILDETVGRIRDVRQGPDGMLYVLTDEADAGVYRIEPAD, encoded by the coding sequence ATGCCACAGACCAGCACCGCAAGAGGCGTTTTCACCAACGCACTGACCCTCGCCGCCGCGCTTGCTGCCGCCGGCGGCATGGCCTCCGCGGCCGCCGTGGAAGTCAGCGACGAAACCATCGACGACGCGCACGATACCGAGGAGGCCACGGTGACAGTGACCCGGGTGGTCTCCGGCCTTGAGCACGGCTGGGCCATGGACTGGCTTCCGGACGGCCGCATGCTGGTCACCGAGCGACCGGGTGGCATGTACGTCGTGGACGACGACAGCGTCACGGAGCTGGAGGGCCTTCCGGAGATCTTCTCCGACGAAGACCAGCTCACCGCGCCGGAGGGCGGCAGCCAGAGCGGCCTGCTGGACGTGCGCGTGCATCCTCAGTACGACGACAACGGCTGGATCTACCTGACCTACTCCAGCCCCGGTGACACGGATGGCGTTGCCACCGACGACGAATACGCCACCGGCACCGTGCTGGCCCGGGCCCGCCTGAACGACGACGGCGATGCGCTGGAGGATCTGGAGACGGTCTACAGCCAGGCGCCGCGGCACGTCCCCGGCCGCCACTACGGCTCACGCATCCTGTTCGCGGGCGACGGCACGGTGCTGTTCTCCATCGGCGACCGTGGCCTGCGTGCGCCGTCCCAGGATCTCACGGACCCGTCGGGGTCGATCATCCGCGTGAACGAGGCGGGTGGCGTGCCGGACGACAACCCCTACGTGGGCGCCGCGCCCGGGAATCTCCGCCCGGAGATCTTCTCCTTCGGCCACCGGAACAACCAGGGGTTGGTCATGCATCCGGAGACCGGCGAGATCTGGGCCACCGATCACGGCCCGTCGGGCGGTGACCTGCTCTACCAGGTCGAGGCGGGGAACAACTACGGCTGGCCCCAGGTGGCGTTCGGCACCGAGTACTCCACCGGCGAGCAGGTGGGGATCGGCGAGTCCGCGCCGGGAGTCACCGAGCCGACCCACGTCTGGGAGGAGTCCATGGCTCCGTCCGGCCTGGCGTTCTACATGGATGGCGCCGTGTCCGAGTGGGACGGCAACCTGTTCGCCGGGTCACTGGTGCGTGAGCAGCTGCACCGGCTGGAGCTCGATGGCGACAGCGTCGTGAAGGATGAGGTGATTCTCGACGAGACCGTCGGCCGCATCCGTGACGTGCGCCAGGGGCCGGACGGCATGCTGTACGTGCTCACCGACGAGGCCGACGCCGGCGTGTACCGCATCGAGCCTGCGGACTAG
- a CDS encoding AMP-binding protein has protein sequence MSYDSVYDSAPWSRHYTGDYSDSRLHGYSNLAELVADNAREYADQIAYTTVMPNGMSGSLTYAEADAKADDFAVYLREVLGLEPGTRVAVQMPNCLTFPVAAMGVFKAGCTLVNVNPLYTESEMEHQFNDAGVEALVIVDMFTDKLAAIIDHTPVKHVVVTSVAQWFPGVVRGILKGVLKYWNKAVPELTIDATYIDDALEQARAVRQSRNVDVAAWWRDITRDDVAVLQYTGGTTGVSKGGVLTHGNILTNIAQIDAVASSHIEDGEECVLTALPLYHIFAFTVNMLAFHCRGARNVLVPSPRPIQNCQRALENYPITWISGVNTLFNALLNEEWFHIFPPKTMKVAIAGGTALQGAVADRWERIVGCPIAEGYGLTESSPVVSFNPIGSGAKRNSIGIPAPGTSVRIVDDNGVTVPQGEPGEIIVQGDQVMRGYWNRDDETAKTLKDGWLYTGDVAYMDEDGYFHIVDRKKDMVLVSGFNVYPNEVEDCIAELDKVHEAAVIGVPDADTGEAVKAFVVKRDDSLTIEEVRKHCKQKLAGYKVPKQIEFRDDLPKTPVGKVLRKELRDGGSEAAGSASGTDTRAA, from the coding sequence ATGTCGTACGATTCCGTATACGACAGTGCGCCGTGGTCCCGCCATTACACCGGTGATTACAGCGATTCCCGCCTGCACGGCTACAGCAATCTGGCCGAGCTGGTGGCGGACAACGCCCGGGAGTATGCCGACCAGATCGCCTATACCACGGTGATGCCGAACGGCATGTCCGGCTCGCTGACCTACGCCGAGGCCGACGCGAAAGCGGACGATTTCGCCGTCTACCTGCGGGAGGTGCTCGGGCTTGAACCGGGCACGCGCGTTGCGGTGCAGATGCCCAACTGCCTGACCTTCCCGGTGGCCGCCATGGGCGTGTTCAAGGCCGGCTGCACGCTGGTGAACGTGAACCCGCTGTACACGGAATCGGAGATGGAGCATCAGTTCAACGACGCCGGGGTAGAGGCCCTGGTGATCGTGGACATGTTCACCGACAAGCTCGCCGCCATCATCGACCACACCCCTGTGAAGCACGTGGTGGTGACCAGCGTGGCCCAGTGGTTCCCCGGTGTGGTGCGCGGCATTCTCAAGGGCGTGCTCAAGTACTGGAACAAGGCTGTCCCCGAGCTCACCATCGACGCCACCTATATCGACGATGCCCTGGAGCAGGCGCGCGCCGTGCGCCAGAGCCGGAATGTGGACGTCGCCGCCTGGTGGCGCGACATCACCCGCGACGACGTGGCGGTGCTGCAGTACACCGGTGGCACCACCGGCGTGAGCAAGGGCGGCGTGCTCACCCACGGCAACATTCTCACCAATATCGCCCAGATCGATGCCGTGGCCAGCTCGCATATCGAGGATGGCGAAGAGTGCGTGCTGACGGCGCTGCCGCTCTACCACATCTTCGCGTTCACGGTGAACATGCTGGCCTTCCACTGCCGTGGCGCGCGCAACGTGCTGGTGCCGAGCCCGCGGCCGATCCAGAACTGCCAGCGGGCGCTGGAGAACTACCCGATCACCTGGATCTCCGGCGTGAACACCCTGTTCAACGCGCTGCTGAACGAGGAGTGGTTCCACATCTTCCCGCCGAAGACCATGAAGGTGGCCATTGCCGGCGGTACGGCCCTGCAGGGCGCCGTGGCGGACCGCTGGGAACGGATCGTCGGCTGCCCCATTGCCGAGGGCTACGGGCTGACCGAGAGCTCGCCCGTGGTCAGCTTCAATCCCATCGGCAGCGGTGCCAAGCGCAACAGCATCGGCATCCCGGCGCCGGGCACGAGCGTGCGTATCGTCGACGACAACGGCGTGACCGTGCCCCAGGGCGAGCCGGGGGAGATCATCGTCCAGGGCGACCAGGTCATGCGCGGCTACTGGAACCGCGACGACGAGACCGCCAAGACGCTCAAGGACGGCTGGCTCTACACCGGCGACGTGGCCTACATGGACGAGGACGGCTACTTCCACATCGTCGACCGCAAGAAGGACATGGTGCTGGTCAGCGGTTTCAACGTGTACCCCAACGAGGTGGAGGACTGCATCGCCGAGCTGGACAAGGTCCACGAGGCGGCGGTGATCGGCGTGCCGGACGCCGATACCGGCGAGGCGGTGAAAGCGTTCGTGGTGAAACGCGACGACAGCCTCACCATCGAGGAGGTGCGCAAGCACTGCAAGCAGAAGCTGGCCGGCTACAAGGTGCCGAAGCAGATCGAGTTCCGCGACGACCTGCCCAAGACGCCGGTCGGCAAGGTGCTGCGCAAGGAACTGCGCGACGGTGGCAGCGAGGCGGCCGGCTCCGCCAGCGGCACCGATACGCGCGCGGCCTGA
- a CDS encoding RES family NAD+ phosphorylase: protein MDELLTRITDFDRRVSRNVVGLRTSQDLFDDLTDGDAGLSYTAAALEAQVKGELAPPDQLSRAFLYATAVEYPFRTEPWHQSRYSDGTFPVWYASLDKATTIAETGYHMARHELAVEGVSEVVVRERAVYTVHCRALLIDLSGQGDAHPELVHGTDYGFTQALGRRISHEGHPGLLAPSARHPGGTNTVIFRQAVLSAPQLACYLRYLFDPRTGELVVERSPGTVYQRLWF, encoded by the coding sequence ATGGACGAGCTGCTCACGCGCATCACCGATTTCGACCGTCGGGTGAGCCGCAACGTGGTGGGCCTGCGCACCAGCCAGGACCTCTTCGACGACCTCACCGACGGCGACGCCGGCCTGAGCTACACCGCCGCGGCGCTGGAAGCGCAGGTGAAGGGCGAACTGGCGCCGCCGGACCAGCTCTCCCGCGCGTTTCTCTACGCCACCGCCGTGGAATACCCCTTCCGCACGGAACCGTGGCACCAGAGCCGCTACAGCGACGGCACCTTTCCCGTGTGGTACGCCTCCCTGGACAAGGCCACCACCATCGCCGAGACGGGCTACCACATGGCGCGCCACGAGCTGGCGGTGGAGGGTGTCAGCGAGGTGGTGGTGCGGGAGCGGGCGGTGTACACCGTGCATTGCCGGGCGCTGCTGATCGACCTCTCGGGACAGGGCGACGCCCACCCGGAGCTCGTGCACGGCACGGACTATGGCTTCACCCAGGCACTGGGCCGACGCATCAGCCACGAGGGCCACCCGGGGCTGCTCGCCCCCTCGGCGCGGCATCCCGGCGGCACCAACACCGTGATTTTCAGGCAGGCGGTGCTGTCCGCACCGCAACTCGCCTGTTACCTGCGCTACCTGTTCGACCCGCGCACCGGGGAACTGGTGGTGGAGCGTTCCCCGGGCACGGTCTACCAGCGGTTGTGGTTCTAG
- a CDS encoding putative bifunctional diguanylate cyclase/phosphodiesterase, translated as MGRQHSVPTDLRRPINVVRASGANPCPVMTFSVDGVLLDANSGSWLVLQELGIATGSRLPAPWLSILKAAAASGETRESTLASGMVSTQLLFVPTTGDDLVHVFGVDVTSRTRDEEKVALNAQVFEHAAEGILIMDEDMRVIDVNPAYARITGYTPDETLGEVAAFADATQTDTELVEQIWVALRRDGKWQGEIWGRRKNGSAYAEWLSVVAVQDDVGRIAQYTGILSDITGQKEAEEKLFEMAHYDTLTGLPNRRLFHDRLTEALGATPQERFGVMLVDLDGFKLVNDQLGHGAGDEMLRIVASRLENCLRGTDTIARMGGDEFLVLLRGLKGPDCMAQIAEKLLGRIAEPVVLEGQEFFLTASIGVHGDCQDIDTETLLRELDNAMYGVKSDGKNGYRFVSREGGDRVGTRLTWQSRLRRALEGNDIALHYQVLVDVEQGTVLGMEALARWQTTTDGFIPPGEFIPLAEETGLIHQLGEQLLRTACSQGAQWLADGIDTGAMSVNVSVRQLRHEQFVPMVEGILRETGFPPARLDLELSETMYIEGEEDVVTKLEHLRAMGVTVSIDDFGTKYASLAYITKLPVDRIKIDKAFVDGLPDDIGSAAIVSAVVSMAKSMGLDVIAEGVETREQLDFLLTNGAPCVQGYYCGRPVPAERVPDMIANRDYVPAARLHPPHPTDSE; from the coding sequence ATGGGCAGGCAGCACAGCGTACCGACCGACCTGCGTCGGCCGATCAACGTCGTACGCGCATCCGGAGCAAACCCCTGCCCGGTGATGACCTTTTCCGTGGACGGCGTGCTGCTTGACGCCAACTCCGGCAGCTGGCTCGTGCTCCAGGAACTTGGCATCGCCACCGGCAGCCGCCTGCCCGCCCCGTGGCTGTCCATCCTCAAGGCCGCCGCCGCGTCGGGGGAAACCCGCGAAAGTACACTCGCCAGCGGCATGGTGAGCACGCAGCTGCTGTTCGTCCCGACCACTGGCGACGATCTGGTCCACGTCTTCGGCGTGGACGTCACCTCCCGCACCCGCGACGAAGAAAAGGTCGCCCTCAACGCCCAGGTGTTCGAGCACGCCGCGGAAGGCATTCTCATCATGGATGAGGACATGCGCGTGATCGACGTGAACCCCGCCTACGCCCGTATTACCGGATACACGCCCGACGAGACTCTGGGCGAGGTGGCCGCCTTCGCCGATGCCACCCAGACCGACACGGAGCTGGTGGAGCAGATCTGGGTCGCGCTGCGCCGGGACGGCAAGTGGCAGGGGGAGATCTGGGGCCGACGCAAGAACGGCAGCGCCTACGCCGAATGGCTCTCGGTGGTCGCGGTGCAGGACGACGTCGGCCGCATCGCCCAGTACACCGGCATTCTCTCGGACATCACCGGCCAGAAGGAGGCCGAGGAAAAGCTGTTCGAGATGGCCCACTACGACACCCTCACCGGGCTGCCCAACCGGCGCCTGTTCCACGACCGTCTGACCGAGGCACTCGGCGCGACCCCGCAGGAGCGCTTCGGCGTGATGCTGGTGGACCTGGACGGCTTCAAACTGGTCAACGACCAGCTCGGCCACGGCGCTGGTGACGAGATGCTGCGCATTGTCGCCAGCCGGCTGGAGAACTGCCTGCGCGGCACCGACACCATCGCCCGCATGGGTGGCGACGAGTTTCTCGTGCTCCTGCGCGGCCTGAAAGGGCCTGACTGCATGGCGCAGATCGCGGAGAAGCTGCTTGGCCGCATCGCCGAGCCGGTGGTGCTGGAAGGCCAGGAGTTCTTTCTCACCGCCAGCATCGGGGTCCACGGGGACTGCCAGGACATCGACACCGAGACCCTGCTCCGCGAGCTGGACAACGCCATGTACGGCGTCAAATCCGACGGCAAGAACGGCTACCGCTTCGTCTCCCGTGAGGGCGGCGACCGCGTCGGCACCCGCCTGACGTGGCAGTCCCGCCTGCGGCGCGCCCTTGAGGGAAACGACATCGCCCTGCATTATCAGGTGTTGGTGGATGTGGAACAGGGCACCGTCCTGGGCATGGAGGCGCTGGCGCGCTGGCAGACAACAACGGACGGCTTCATACCACCCGGCGAGTTCATTCCACTGGCAGAGGAAACCGGGCTTATTCACCAACTCGGTGAACAACTCCTGCGCACCGCCTGCAGCCAGGGTGCACAGTGGCTGGCAGACGGCATCGACACCGGCGCCATGAGCGTCAACGTCTCCGTGCGTCAGCTCCGCCACGAGCAGTTCGTGCCGATGGTCGAGGGCATCCTCCGGGAGACCGGTTTCCCGCCCGCCCGGCTGGATCTCGAACTCAGCGAGACCATGTACATCGAAGGCGAAGAGGACGTGGTGACCAAGCTTGAGCACCTGCGCGCCATGGGTGTGACCGTCTCCATCGACGACTTCGGCACCAAGTACGCCTCCCTCGCCTACATCACCAAGCTGCCGGTGGACCGCATCAAGATCGACAAGGCCTTTGTCGACGGCCTGCCCGACGACATCGGCTCCGCCGCCATTGTCTCCGCGGTGGTGTCCATGGCGAAGTCCATGGGCCTGGACGTCATTGCCGAAGGCGTCGAAACCCGGGAGCAGCTGGATTTCCTGCTGACCAACGGCGCCCCCTGCGTGCAGGGGTACTACTGCGGCAGGCCGGTGCCGGCCGAACGCGTTCCCGACATGATCGCGAACCGGGACTACGTGCCCGCGGCGCGGCTTCATCCCCCCCACCCCACCGACAGCGAGTAG
- a CDS encoding PP2C family protein-serine/threonine phosphatase: MIFKRHNDKTDITAAINTNDFGTYQIGLVHDWLRTVTALVFCLVPLFFLLDTIILPGDNLARFAIYRGISTALALGQFLIIINTPPSRFSYLHGYFASAQVGAVIAMMTVYLGGFDSSYYVGLILVMIGVSLVLPWRGKHTAINAGIIILMYVAFNLIWPQPYDQASLVNNMFFLVGAAIIAVAITELRYRLIANEFELLVKLKQARDSLWSEMELARDIQLTLLPRRLDVPGYEIAATMQPAKEVGGDYYDVITTDTGGRYVAIGDVAGHGLSAGLIMMMAQTSLMTVLKAHPDCSPSDALKTINSALRENVGRLGSHHYMTMTILRLGDDHIEFAGHHQDILIHKADSGSVTVQPTSGTWLGIVDNLDGFVDTTRVPIAENDVIMLYTDGLTEAASESGEMFGDGRLERLFARYAKTPPDNATTTILDEIRTFQATQNDDMTVLLLRKTAEAADDASVWTVVEHKPREA, encoded by the coding sequence TTGATTTTCAAAAGACATAACGACAAGACCGACATCACAGCGGCAATCAACACCAACGATTTCGGCACCTACCAGATCGGCCTGGTCCACGACTGGCTGCGCACGGTCACCGCCCTGGTCTTCTGCCTGGTGCCCCTGTTCTTCCTGCTGGACACCATCATTCTCCCCGGGGACAACCTGGCGCGGTTCGCCATCTACCGGGGCATCTCCACCGCGCTGGCCCTGGGGCAGTTCCTCATCATCATCAACACGCCCCCGAGCCGCTTCTCCTACCTGCACGGCTACTTCGCATCCGCGCAGGTGGGCGCCGTCATCGCCATGATGACCGTCTACCTGGGCGGCTTCGACTCCAGCTACTACGTGGGCCTCATCCTGGTGATGATCGGCGTCAGCCTGGTGCTGCCGTGGCGCGGCAAGCACACCGCCATCAACGCCGGCATCATCATCCTGATGTACGTGGCCTTCAACCTGATCTGGCCGCAGCCCTACGATCAGGCCTCGCTGGTGAACAACATGTTCTTCCTGGTGGGTGCCGCCATCATCGCCGTAGCCATCACTGAACTGCGCTACCGGCTCATCGCCAACGAGTTCGAGCTGCTGGTGAAGCTCAAGCAAGCGCGCGACTCCCTGTGGAGCGAAATGGAGCTGGCGCGGGACATCCAGCTCACCCTGCTGCCCCGTCGGCTGGACGTGCCCGGCTACGAGATCGCCGCCACCATGCAGCCCGCCAAGGAGGTGGGTGGCGACTACTACGACGTCATCACCACCGATACCGGCGGGCGCTACGTGGCCATCGGCGACGTCGCCGGCCACGGGCTGAGCGCCGGGCTGATCATGATGATGGCCCAGACCAGCCTGATGACGGTGCTCAAGGCGCACCCGGACTGCTCGCCCAGTGATGCGCTCAAGACCATCAACAGCGCCCTGCGCGAGAACGTGGGCCGACTGGGCTCCCACCACTACATGACCATGACCATCCTGCGGCTGGGCGACGACCACATCGAGTTCGCCGGCCACCACCAGGACATCCTCATCCACAAGGCCGACAGCGGGTCGGTCACGGTACAGCCCACGTCCGGCACCTGGCTCGGCATCGTCGACAACCTGGACGGATTCGTCGACACCACCCGGGTGCCCATCGCCGAGAACGACGTGATCATGCTCTACACCGACGGGCTCACCGAGGCCGCGTCGGAGTCCGGCGAGATGTTCGGTGACGGACGCCTGGAGCGGCTGTTCGCCCGCTATGCGAAGACACCACCGGATAACGCCACCACCACGATCCTGGACGAGATCCGCACCTTCCAGGCCACACAGAACGACGACATGACCGTCCTGCTGCTGCGCAAGACCGCCGAGGCGGCCGACGATGCCTCGGTCTGGACGGTGGTGGAGCACAAGCCCCGGGAAGCCTAG